In Candidatus Zixiibacteriota bacterium, the DNA window GCACTCCCAGATTACGGTCAGAGTGCTTGAGTTCGGCCCCGCCGCAATCAACGCCGACTGGTTTCGCCAACGTTTCGCTGCCGCCGATTCGCCGCGGCGTCTGCTCGGCCTTGGCCCCGACACCGCCACCACCGGCTATCGCTTGATTTTCGGTGAAGCCGACGGTATCCCCGGTCTCGTTGTCGATCGCTACGCCGATGTTTTCGTCATCCAATCCTCGGTCGCGGGCATTGACCGTCTGAAAACTGATATCGTGACCGCCCTGACCGACCTCTTCCAGCCTCGCGCCATCGTCGAACGCTCCGATCTTCCCGCGCGCCGCGAGGAGGAAATCGACCAGACCACCGGTATGCTGCACGGCAGCCTCGATGCGCCCGTTGCCTTCACCGAATTCGGCGTCAAGTTTGAGGCCGATATCATCGCCGGCCAGAAAACCGGATTCTACCTTGACCAGAGAGATCTGCGGCAGGCCGTGCGCACCTTGGCGCAAGGCCGGGAAGTCCTCAACCTGTTTTCCAACTCCGGCAGCTTCTCGATCGTTGCTCTGCTCGGCGGTGCGACGAAAGCACTCAACATCGACAGCTCCCATTCCGCGCTCGAACAGTGCTTCCGCTTCGCCGAACTAAACGGACTTGATCGCTCCGCCATCTCCGATTCCTGCATCGACGTCTTCGACTGGCTGACCGAACGCCAACCCCCGTCCTACGACCTGATCATCCTTGACCCGCCCGCACTGATCAAAGCGCAGAACGATACCGAGGCGGGCAAGAAGGCCTACCATTTCCTCAATCGGGCGGCGATTCGCCTCCTTCGTCCCGGCGGCATTCTCGTGACTTCCAGTTGCTCGGCCTTCTTCCGTGAGGATGATTTCCTGTTCATGCTGCGCCGCGCCGCCGTGCAAGCCGAGCGCCGGCTGGAAATTCTGCGCTATGTCCCGCAATCGCCCGATCATCCATGGTCGGTCTATTTCCCTGAGTCAAAGTACCTCAAATCGTTTATCGCCCTCGTGCCGTAGTGCCGCGCTCCGACAACAATCTTGCACGACGGCACAATCTTGATTATCATCTCTGCCGGATGTCTCAGCGCCAGAACCCCTATATCGCCGTCGTCGGCGGTTACGAGTGCAGCGGCTCGGATTACGCGCTCGCCGAATCGGTGGGTGAATTGCTCGCCCGCGCCGGCGCCGTCGTCGTGACCGGCGGGCGGCACGGCATCACCGAGGCCGCCTGCAAGGGCGCCAAGAAAGCCGGCGGCACCACGATCGGCATCCTGCCCGGCGCCGACTACGAGGAAGGCAACGACTTCGTGGACCATGCCATTTGCACCGATGCCGGTTCGTCGCGCAACAACATGATCATCATGACTGCCGACGGCGTGGTTGCGATGCCGGGACGTTACGGCACCCTCTCCGAAATCGCGTTTGCGCTGCTGTATCACAAGCCGATCGTTTCTCTCGGTTCCTGGGGGGTATCAGACCGGATAATCGAGGCTGCCTCACCGCAGGAAGCGGTGCAGCGAATTCTCCAGGAGGTACGCTCATGACCGAAATGGCTTGCGCCCGCGTCCTGATCTCTGGCCGCGTCCAGGGCGTCGGTTACCGCTTTTTCGTCACCACCCGCGCCGAAAACTACCCGATCGTCGGCTTCGTCCGGAATCTCGAAACCGGCGCCGTCGAAATCGAAGTCGAGGGCGACAAGCAGATCGTGATGAATTTCATCAACGAAGTTCGCGTCGGCCCGCGCCACGCGCAGGTGAACGATTTTCAGATGGAGTGGAAGCCTTACAAAATGAGTTACGATAAATTCTTTGTGAAGTACTGATTATGAATCTGAGCAGCAAAATCCGCAGTATTCCCGACTTTCCCAAGAAGGGAATCGTCTTTCGCGACATTACCACCCTCCTGCAGGACCCGCGGGCCTACGAGCACACCATCGACCAATTCTGCACCTATTTCGCCAGGCACCGCATCACCAAGGTCGGCGTGGTCGAATCGCGCGGCTTCATCTTCGGCGGCCCGATCGCGCTTCAGCTTGGCGTCGGTATCGTCCCGATCCGCAAGAAGGGCAAACTACCGTGGGACACCGTCCGTCAGACTTACAAGCTCGAATACGGCACCGACAGCCTCGAAATCCACAAGGATGCCGTCACCAAGCGCGATCGCGTGCTGATCATCGACGATCTGCTGGCGACCGGCGGCACCGCCAAGGCCTCGGTCAAGTTGATCGAAAAGCTCGGGGCGACGGTGGCCGGCCTCGGCTTTTTGATCGAGCTGTCGTTCTTGAACGGCCGCGATAAACTGAAAGACTACGAAGTGCTGACGCTGGTTCAGTACGATTCCGAATAAGTCGACTGCCCCCGTAGCTCAGGTGGATAGAGCAGAAGTTTCCTAAACTTTTGGTCGCGTGTTCAACTCACGCCGGGGGTAGGTTCTGCCCGCGATTACTCGCTCGACGCCGACATCGGCCGCGGCGGACCGGCGTTGTCCACCGCCGACGTCGGCGCCGAACCGGTCGTGACGCTGTCCGGCTGCGTGATCTCTTTGTCCTCGACAATTACATTCTTGTCCAGGTAATTCAGCCCCGAAAACTCATTTTGCACAATGATCGCAATGCGGCGATTGCTCGGATTCGCCGGATCGGCCTTCACCTTCGGCTGCGTCGCGGCATAGCCGCGCACCTCGGCCACCTGATCGAGGCGCAGGCCGTGCTCCTTCATCCAGCGTCGCGCGCTGTTGCAGCGGTCGACCGAGAGTTCCCAGTTGGTGTAGGTCGCTCCCTCGGCGTATTGGTAGCTGTCCGTATGCCCCTCGATGATCACCTTGTTCGGCAGCCGCGCGATCTCTTCCGCCACCGTGACCAGCATCTGCTTGGTGAACGGCTTCAGCTCCGCCGAGCCACGTTCGAAGAACGACTCGCCCGAAGATTCCAGCAGCTGGATACGCAACCCTTCGGCCGTCATCTGCACTTCGATCTGGTTCTTCAGCCGCTCGAAACTGGGATTTTCGCGCAGCTTCTTCATGATCTCCGCCGCCGCTTCCTTCAGGCGTTCGCGCGCTTCCTTCTCGCGCATCTTGCGGATCTGCTCTTCGGTCATCATGTTCTTGCTCTTCATTTCGATGACCGATGTCCCTTTGTTCGGCAGCACGGTTTGGTCGCCGCCCTTCTTGAAGCCGGTTGGATTCTGGAAATATCCGGCCACGCTCTCCCGCACCGTCTCCGACTGCGCGATTAGCCACATCACCAGGAAAAACGCCATCATCGACGTAACGAAGTCGGCGTACGCTACCTTCCACGATCCGCCGTGATGGCCGCCGCCATGGCCGCCCTTCCTTTTGATGATGATGGTCGGTTCTTGTTGGGTATCGTCGGCCATGATACAGCCTTCTTACTTGGCGCGGGTCTGACGGCAGGCGTTTTCGACTTCCTCAAACGTCGGCCGGCTTGAGGCAAAGATCGCGCGCCGCGCAAATTCCACCGCGATCGACGCCGCGAATCCCTTCTGGAAGCCCAGCATCCCTTGTTTCAGGCAAGCGTAGTATTTGCCGCCTTCCTCGTTGAGCGCTTGGATGTTTTTGGCGATCGGCTGAAAGAACCCGTAGCACAGCAGAATGCCGAGGAACGTGCCGATCAGTGCCGCCGCGACTTTCTCCCCGATCTCCTCCGGCGGTCCGCCGATCGCGCCCATCGTCACGACAATCCCCAGTACTGCCGCAACGATACCAAAGCCCGGCATCGAGTCGGCCACCGTCTGGATCGATTCGGCCGGCTTGGCCTGCTCTTCGTGGTGCGTGTCGAGGTCGAGATCCATCAGCGCCTCCAAATCCTGCGCTGAAATCGCGCCGGTAATAATCACGCGCATCGTGTCGGAGAAGAAATGCACCGCGTGATGATCTTTCAGGAACGCCGGGTATTTTTTCAGGATCGAGGACTCGAACGGTTTCTCGATGTGACTCTCCAATCCGACCAGCCCGTCTTTGCGCGCGACATTGAAAATTTCGTACATCATCACCAGCAGGTCGAGGAAGTGTTTCTTGGACGGCCCGCTGCCGAAGACCTTCATCATCTGCGGGACCATCGCCTTAATCGTTTTCAGCGGCGACATCACCAGCAGCGAACCGATCGCGGCGCCCGCCATGATCACAAACTCCGACGGCTGAATTAGTACCGGAATCGGCCCCCCGTGCATGACGAAGCCCCCGATGACACCGCCAAAGACGATTAGTAATCCGATAATCGCGAACATGTTACCGTAACTGCTCCCTCAGTTGCACTTCTACCAGCTCGAGTCGTCCTGACTCGCACTTTGAAATTGTCGTCACAGTTTGCCCGCTCATGCACTGAGCGGTGACGATTTCCGCCCGATTCGCCCGGCGACTGCGCCAAAGCGGAGGTTTGTTTCAGAATGGAGCAGGGGCGCGCTTACCGGCGCCGACGTCTGAATTCCGCCGATTGCGTCGTCGTCGCCCCTTCAGTCATTTCCTTGCCGCGCCGATACTTTCATGGAATAGGGCGACGGCCGACGTGTACCTTCGCTGTCCTATCGAGAAACACCGGCCGTCGCGCGAAGCAGTATGCGCATCGACTTTGCCACAGTCTCCGGCATCATCCTCGGCCTCGGCGCCATCGTCGTGGCCTACCTGATGGAGGGCGGCTCGCTCGCTTCGGTCTTCCAGGCGCCGGCCGTCATGCTCGTCTTGCTCGGCACTCTGGGCGCCGGCATGATCACCACCTCGATGAATACCGTCTTGCTGATCCCGACCTACCTGCGCATCGCTTTCTTCGGCCAACCGATCGATGTGCGCGATACGATCGAGCGGATGGTCCATCTCGCCGAACGTGCCCGCCGCGAAGGCATCCTCGGTCTCGAACAGTTTCTGGACGAAGCCCCCAGCCCGTTCTTCAAGAAGGCGCTGCAACTCTTGATCGACGGCACCGAGGTCACCGCGCTGCGCGGCATTCTCGAAACGGAAATCGCTTACATGGAAGAACGCCACCGTCGCGGCATCGAGCTGTTCAAGAAGATGGGCGGGTTCGCGCCGACCCTCGGCATCATCGGCACCGTGCTTGGGCTGATTCACACCCTCGCCAACACCACCGACACCACCCGCATGGCCTCCGGCATCGCGACCGCGTTTATCGCCACCCTCTGGGGCGTCTGCTCGGCCAATCTGTTCTTCCTACCGGTCGGCGACAAACTTCGCCACCGCCACCTGGAAGAAATGACCAATCTGGAACTCGTGCTGGAGGGCGTGATTGCGATTCAGTCGGGTGACAACCCGCGCGTCATTCGCACCAAATTGCTTTCGTATCTGAATCCGCAGGAGCGTTACGAGGATAGTTATGCGGCGACGCGGTGACATCGACTCCGACAACACCGATCGCTGGCTCATGACCTATGCCGACTTGATCACCTTACTGTTGGCATTTTTCGTCATGATGTACGCCATCTCCAAAATCGATTTGCGCAAATTCGACAAGATGTCGCTGCACTTGCAGGGCGAGTTCAACGCTGGTGACGACACCCGCCGCGACGGCACCCTCACCGATTCCGGCTCCGGCGTACTCAAGATCGGCCAGCTCAAGCTGGTCGCCCAGCGCCTGCAAAGCCCCTCCTTTGGTCCGGTCAAAGGCCGCGTCAACATGGGGCCCAGCAGCAACATCAATCCGACCAGCGGCTTTTCCGAGTTGCCCGCCGACTCGCTTAGTCAGCCGTTCACCGTCGAAATGAACGAGCGCGGTTTGGTGATTCACGTGATGGAATCGGCGCTGTTCGCCTCCGGGCAAGCCGACCTCGGCGCACCGGCGCGCGAGACGCTTGATCGCATCGCGCAGGAAATTCGCGATCTGCCCAACCAGATTCGTGTGGAGGGCCACACCGACGATCGCCCGATCACAACCAGCCGCTTTCCGTCGAACTGGGAGCTCTCCTCCGCGCGTGCCACCGCCGTCGTGCGCTACTTCATTGACGCGCACGCTCTGACACCCGACCGCGTCTCGGCGCTCGGCTACGGCGAATTCCGGCCGCTCCTGCCGAACGACACTCCTGAGAACCGCGCCAAGAACCGCCGCGTCGATATCGTGATCCTGACCGACA includes these proteins:
- a CDS encoding class I SAM-dependent rRNA methyltransferase; translation: MYPSVQVKPGKENNLIFRHPWVFSGALQRRPEGLANGEVVQVLDVNGVVRGVGIYSEHSQITVRVLEFGPAAINADWFRQRFAAADSPRRLLGLGPDTATTGYRLIFGEADGIPGLVVDRYADVFVIQSSVAGIDRLKTDIVTALTDLFQPRAIVERSDLPARREEEIDQTTGMLHGSLDAPVAFTEFGVKFEADIIAGQKTGFYLDQRDLRQAVRTLAQGREVLNLFSNSGSFSIVALLGGATKALNIDSSHSALEQCFRFAELNGLDRSAISDSCIDVFDWLTERQPPSYDLIILDPPALIKAQNDTEAGKKAYHFLNRAAIRLLRPGGILVTSSCSAFFREDDFLFMLRRAAVQAERRLEILRYVPQSPDHPWSVYFPESKYLKSFIALVP
- a CDS encoding TIGR00725 family protein; translated protein: MSQRQNPYIAVVGGYECSGSDYALAESVGELLARAGAVVVTGGRHGITEAACKGAKKAGGTTIGILPGADYEEGNDFVDHAICTDAGSSRNNMIIMTADGVVAMPGRYGTLSEIAFALLYHKPIVSLGSWGVSDRIIEAASPQEAVQRILQEVRS
- a CDS encoding acylphosphatase, translating into MTEMACARVLISGRVQGVGYRFFVTTRAENYPIVGFVRNLETGAVEIEVEGDKQIVMNFINEVRVGPRHAQVNDFQMEWKPYKMSYDKFFVKY
- a CDS encoding adenine phosphoribosyltransferase; the encoded protein is MNLSSKIRSIPDFPKKGIVFRDITTLLQDPRAYEHTIDQFCTYFARHRITKVGVVESRGFIFGGPIALQLGVGIVPIRKKGKLPWDTVRQTYKLEYGTDSLEIHKDAVTKRDRVLIIDDLLATGGTAKASVKLIEKLGATVAGLGFLIELSFLNGRDKLKDYEVLTLVQYDSE
- the motB gene encoding flagellar motor protein MotB, with product MADDTQQEPTIIIKRKGGHGGGHHGGSWKVAYADFVTSMMAFFLVMWLIAQSETVRESVAGYFQNPTGFKKGGDQTVLPNKGTSVIEMKSKNMMTEEQIRKMREKEARERLKEAAAEIMKKLRENPSFERLKNQIEVQMTAEGLRIQLLESSGESFFERGSAELKPFTKQMLVTVAEEIARLPNKVIIEGHTDSYQYAEGATYTNWELSVDRCNSARRWMKEHGLRLDQVAEVRGYAATQPKVKADPANPSNRRIAIIVQNEFSGLNYLDKNVIVEDKEITQPDSVTTGSAPTSAVDNAGPPRPMSASSE
- the motA gene encoding flagellar motor stator protein MotA; this encodes MFAIIGLLIVFGGVIGGFVMHGGPIPVLIQPSEFVIMAGAAIGSLLVMSPLKTIKAMVPQMMKVFGSGPSKKHFLDLLVMMYEIFNVARKDGLVGLESHIEKPFESSILKKYPAFLKDHHAVHFFSDTMRVIITGAISAQDLEALMDLDLDTHHEEQAKPAESIQTVADSMPGFGIVAAVLGIVVTMGAIGGPPEEIGEKVAAALIGTFLGILLCYGFFQPIAKNIQALNEEGGKYYACLKQGMLGFQKGFAASIAVEFARRAIFASSRPTFEEVENACRQTRAK
- a CDS encoding flagellar motor protein, coding for MDFATVSGIILGLGAIVVAYLMEGGSLASVFQAPAVMLVLLGTLGAGMITTSMNTVLLIPTYLRIAFFGQPIDVRDTIERMVHLAERARREGILGLEQFLDEAPSPFFKKALQLLIDGTEVTALRGILETEIAYMEERHRRGIELFKKMGGFAPTLGIIGTVLGLIHTLANTTDTTRMASGIATAFIATLWGVCSANLFFLPVGDKLRHRHLEEMTNLELVLEGVIAIQSGDNPRVIRTKLLSYLNPQERYEDSYAATR
- a CDS encoding OmpA family protein; amino-acid sequence: MRRRGDIDSDNTDRWLMTYADLITLLLAFFVMMYAISKIDLRKFDKMSLHLQGEFNAGDDTRRDGTLTDSGSGVLKIGQLKLVAQRLQSPSFGPVKGRVNMGPSSNINPTSGFSELPADSLSQPFTVEMNERGLVIHVMESALFASGQADLGAPARETLDRIAQEIRDLPNQIRVEGHTDDRPITTSRFPSNWELSSARATAVVRYFIDAHALTPDRVSALGYGEFRPLLPNDTPENRAKNRRVDIVILTDNLSRYEPKPLIGEAANPENNLQAAAEENSGL